From the genome of Vitis riparia cultivar Riparia Gloire de Montpellier isolate 1030 chromosome 11, EGFV_Vit.rip_1.0, whole genome shotgun sequence:
TTTGTGTGATCAATGTGATAATTAAGCAGACAGGcaggaataaaattttatgtatagtaaagggaaaagaaaaagaaaaaaacataggaCTGCATTGTTGAACATGGTTATCACATAAGGATGAACGGCTTTGAATCCATGCTTTTCATTTCTAAATTGAACACCAGAGTATTTGGGTAAATATTGGTGGCAGCAAAAACATATTTCTGGTAATGCATGTTCATTAAGCTAATGAATCCAACATCCTCCCTCATAGTTCCATTGTTTTGGTTGTTCTGAGACTGGTTAGTTGTCTGATCTGGTTCACTGTAGTATGATTCATGAGCTTTCCACTGATGGAGGTAATGCCAACAGGGCAAAATCCTTCATAGCTAGTATTAACTTGTTTTAAATGCTATTGTTCTTGTTgctatttttaatgttattttagttattaatttttttacaaaggGGAGGATACCGGCTTGTCATGATTTGCCACATCAAATTTTCTGGTGGACAGTAGTAAGCTGAATGACTTTATAGTTCAGTGAGCAGTGTATTCTAGATGCATAATGGATATTGAATTGCTTGGCATGGAACATCAGGAAATTTATTGAATGTGCTGCTCATAAGGGTTTTAGGTATAAAAAGATATGTATGACAGTATGAGTGATGAAATAGTATGGATATTGCCAAGGAGAAAACTAAATGAAGATTGGTAACTTGTAAACATGAGATATTAGTCTTTTAGTGGTGTGGAAACTAAGTGTTCTGTATGACCATAATTTGACTGGAAGccaaacttcaaaatttttcatatattcttATGGCTTCTATTTATGGTTAAAACTGTGGTCTAGTTTGAAATGTAACTTTTGTTCACTTCCTGCAGTGTAATTGTGGAAGCTTTGAAGGTGGATAGTTTGCAACGACTTTGCTCTTCTTTGGAGCCTCTTTTCCGCAGAATTGTGAGTTGTATAGTTATTATTGCTTGTTGGTCATTGTATTACTTTCAGTGACAAGTTATTTCAGACTGTTTTTTTATGTGGTTTGTTGGTAGAGTGGAACTGTGACCACATTGTTAAATTGCATCAGTGTAATCActattgttttcttcttaagagACTGAAAATTTTATCagaacaatgaaaaaaaaaaaagggacaaaaaGTGTGAGAAAATTTCCCATCTGGAGCCAAGCACTATGTCAACATTATAATAGTTCACCATAGATACAAATCAACTTACAATAGAAGgccaattaaaaatatgtgcTCACAAAAGGCCGCTTGAGTCTGCAATCCTCTAGGTAGGGAATTCCAAATCCCGTTTTCTCTCTTTATATCCACCCAAGGTTCACTCCAAACATCTTAATGATGTACCTGCTCCCCCATAAGGTAACCCCTGTGTCTTCAATCTTTCCCTGGCTCACCTTGTAGCTGTAGCAGTATCTCCGTCTACCATGAGCCTCATAATCACCTCTAGCTCTGACTTCTTACCAAACCCATTGCAAATCCTGTATTTCTTCCTCAAATGGCAAACCCATCACCAGCATGCTTTCAGAAAGCAAACAAAGTTTACCTCTACTATATCTCACCAATGCCTAGATGACCCCAGGGGTACCTAAGAGTATCTACTGAAGTTATCTTTCACCTTTCATAGTGGCTGTGGTACCTAAGGGTATCCATTGAAATTATCTTTCCCTGAGGAGAACTCCACTTTTGGGCAATCTGATTGGTTCACTTTTGAGGAATACACCACTtgctaatttgaaaaattaaagttcAAAGGAACTCCTTCAAGGTCTTTGAGAACTGACATCCAGAGAAAAGCCAAGAAATACATTCTATCTCATAAACTCTTAGTGAATGATATCTTCTCCTCATAGATCCTGCAGTTCCTTTCAAGCCAAATTACCTGCATCATGGCAAGGACTGTGCAGGACCATGGAATTTCCCTTTCCCTTCTAAAACCTCCGAAAGAAAATTTCCATCAAAGATAGTATTCCCTAAGATCTGCCCAAGCCACACCAAGGAAAACAGGTCCTGCTACAAGTTGTAAGTAATCAtgctaaataaataaatgatcaGTAGTCACCTGCTCACAATAAACATGACAAATCAATCAAGAGAGGGAGTTTTATTGGGCCCTCTAACATAAATcatgttatttgtattgaaCCTTTCTACGAGCTACCAACCAAAAGAAAGCTTTTACTTTATTAGGGACCTTGGCATTTCAAATCAACTTACTGGATTTGAAGAAAACCGATCATGAAGTCCAAGAAAGAAAGGATTGGACTTCAAAGGGTAAGAACCTTTGCTTCCTGAACTGCAACATCCATCATCAGGAGTGGAACTGACAGGAAATATGATAGAAGAAAAGTAGAGCAGTAAGGTTGTCAATGTCATGTGTGTTGAGGTTTCTAATGAACCTGAGGTTCTAAGAGTGTATCCCATTTGGTGATAACTAATACTCCACCACATGGGCTCCTCTTTGACATGTCTAAAAAGGTGATGGAATACTGGTAGACTTTCTCAGTAATGAACTCCAGGTCCATCCCCAGGAATAAATCTAGTACGAGGGGGAAAATCTGGGTATTCTTGACACTTCTATCATTTATCTGGTTCATGCATGAAGTCACCTTTTGGACCTCATCACACACTCACACACAGATgctaagaaaaagaaacaggtcttaaaatttcatattgaaTTGATGTGAGACAATGATGATGTGAATCCTTGTAATGTATGAGTCTTTTCTTGCATTGTAATTGTTCTTGTTGCTTCAATTGTCAATGGCATGAATTCATGTAGCTTGATTTCTTGCTTTATGTATCAATCAGAGTTGCTCATCAACAAAAACTTACTGCCACCTAATCATCTAGAATGagtttttgatttcttttcaaTCCTTGTTCATGGATCATGAATGTGCGCAATATGCATTACTTCTGGCATATAATTCatctttattcttttaaaaatttatggtgAAGTTGCTTACCAatacataatttcatttaaaactgTAAAGCTTCAATAGtgtgcccttgaggcctggctcaagtggtaaggTTGAAAGGTTCCAGGTTTGAGTCCCAGCAGcgtgaacaaaaaaaaacctcaataGTATACAATGAACTTCCATAGAAGTTGTGGCTCTTCATTTCTCTTTCattatttgaatcattttcaCACTTAACAGCAATAAAAACTTACTAGTTCTTGGTAACTGTTAGAATATCTTGGAGGCTATGAATACTATTTGCACATCAGGAGGTCAGTCAATCCTGCTTATGgatacatcattttttttaagcacCATCTATTTCATTCTGCCTAGCCTGCCTTCACTGTTGCTCAGTCAACTTCATAGTCATGGTTCCAAAGTTTTGTCTAATTCCCATTTGTTTGCATGAGGCAATTCTGATCTTGTTTCAgtgtttaaaaatgaattaaaattgatttattatctTAGAATTATCTTAATTATATCTTTTTGGCTTGTATCTTGTACATGAATATGTTTCTTTATTGTATTTAACTAGGGAATCTTGTAAATTGGTTAATATGGTACTTTTCATGAACAAAACAGGTCAGTGAAGAGGTGGAGCGCgctttgacaagattaggtcATGCTAAACTTGTTGGAAGGTTTGTTACTACATATATGGGTAGAAGCTAACAATCAACATCTctgttttgtttgtttatggATCTTTTTCATGCTAATAAACAATTCaagtgatataaaaatatttttgcattttgCTCTTTGTTGTTGTGATGTAAATTAAGTTGATTAGAGGgtaaagtgaaggaaaaaatggaGGCAAGATAATGAAACTTGTGAAAAATATCATGTATTATCATTATGCTCAGATTGTTGTAAGACATGGAATATGTAACTGTAAGGCCGATTATGGCTGTAAAGCAAGATCTTAGACATGCTGCTTGAGAAAATCCTTTTAGAGAGGAATGCTGTGAACATAAAAAAGAGAATGTTGAATGGCTGGTGGAAGTGACACTTCAGGGACAAAATAAATTTGTGTTACAATGGGTTCCAAATCTGAACTGGGCATATAAATTCAGTATGCTAACTAAGCACTATATATCctctaattttgttttgttttgtttttgtttttttggttttaacttAAACTTTGTCATTCTTTTGTTGGGAATGGATTGGGGATTCAGTTCTTTAATAGGAAGAGAAATAGGATGGAAGAAACATTAGACTGTTCCATAAAATAAATGTCAAAGAAGTATGGGGAAACAAGAATGTTATGATAAATGGATGAGTTCAATGGGACTTAAATTTGATTTCCTAAAAACCTGGTTTCTGTTAGATGTTATTTAGTCTTTTTCATGGTATCCTTTCCATGAGGCAAGTCCTCGAAAGAAAGCCcatatattaaatataacaaGGAACCTAGGTGTTGGCATAATAGGTGACAAAGTTCAGTTCTAACTGTGCTTGGCAAACTTAAGATGATGCCTGGCAATACCATTTTTCCATATGCAATATATTCCTACTTTTATGGTATGATATATCCTTTTAGATCAACATGTAGAGCTTCCTTGAAGGCAAGTTCTGTATGCATTGTGTCCAACTTTTATGGTACCATATGCCCTATTTTATTGACTTGAAGACTAACttgccttcttcttcttcagaaACTAGAGTTGCCAAGTTCGCAGtggataataaattaaaaagtaacaGGTtgcgcccccccccccccccctcagAATGTTTACGTGGTTGGGGGGGGCATGTGTCTTTGATGTAATGCTAGTGGAATCATGGATGGAAAAGTGAAGTGTAGCAACTGCAAAACTAGATGAAATGTAGGACCAATGCAGTTTTATTAGTTCTATTATAGGCTTCCCTGGTATTTGGTAACTGACTTTATTCAAACAGGTTGTGCCAATGAAAGGTTTTGGTTGCGTTTGGTTTGGAAAATGCTTTCTAGttttcattttatgaaatcagtttttgttttctattttttcttttcttgaaaatgcgtttggttgagaaaagtgaaaactacttttagaaaatgaaatttgtaaaatcttgtttggttttaagttttcattaatgtaaaaaatggtaagaagaaatataattaaaattttactgATTACACCTATGATGTCatgagatatattattataatggaaaatattattattgtgatGTTATATGTATATCGTATATGGTCTTATTATTATATtgcatttcatttcattatttcttctttttcttttctttattagatttttattttaacatggtttaataaaatattcttataaacctataattaatcaactaaattatttgaatatgaaaatatatccACTGATAATaatccatattttttataaatgaacaaaatacttataccatatataatatttaatttcaatatatatatataaaagataatgttgtattcatattaatatttcttttgtatatgTAATATACTAATATTAATATTCCTTTTATATTATAGGTCTCATAAGGTATTCTATGtgattttatttactttatttgttttcaactttttaGAAAGCAATTTTCActgttttttttaagaaaattttgaaacaacaaattGTTGTTTGCACTTGATTCATTTTTTGAGCTCAGTTTTCTAGAAAGAGCTAAATGGAAAAAcactattaaaaaatgttattttgacctaatttttattttctttgaaaacaaaaatagaaaactgccTCAACAAACATGATCTTAATGTGTTGTATTAGTTTAATAACAAGTGATTTATACACAAAGAAACCTGAGTTTTTAAGTGGTTTGGCTAACCACGCTTACAtccatggatgagagagaaCCAATACACTATACTAAAGAGAACTTACAGTGggaagagaaaacaaatataatccTCAAACCCCAAAATAATACCATGGTTTCCCGCCTTTAGTGTCTACACTCTGAACCTCAAGCCCTATTCTACCGGGTGTCTCCTATTCTTTGTCACATCTCTACCTATTTGTATACTTTTTAAAAGCTCATCTCAATCTcacaactttttctttttgtaaccTAGAACATTAGTAGAGAAAATTCTAACTCCTTTCCTTTCacatatgaaatattttctacaatattttttatagaaaggAATATGTACCAAAAAGAAATGTGAGATATTTTCTAACAATTTCCATTTTGGCTCCATCTTTCTATGATACATGCATCCACTATACATGTCTTCTTCTCACTTGCCTTTACCGGTGCACCCAACTCCTCTAATGCACTGCAATCAAGCCAATTACCTAATGTACTCCCCTTGAAAACTTACCTAAAGCACTTCcattagaaattgaagttttgctTAAATGAACAAATAAGCATCCACTCTCTCCAATCCTTGGTCCACAATACTCAATCTTCCAAATCCTTACTCTACACTACAACTTCCTTGTGTGCTACATCCTTGTTTAGTTTTGGTATATCTCCATGGATTCAAATCATTAACATTTGATTGTTTCTACTATTCAAGATCCAATAAGTGTATAAGAGATACGATATTTATTCTAGATAACAAAGAACATACTTAATGTATCACATACCAACGAGAGAACAACTGACTGCCCCTTATGCAAAAATTCCTTCCACAATATTCTTGTTTAAATGGAAGTAAGTTGCATGTAATTTGTGTTCAGAAGGCCTGATTTCAAATAGGATTTTGATGATTCTCTGTAATAGAAGTTTTATAGTGTGCCTAGGTTTGTTTTTGTACCTTCTTAACACGTGTATGTACTAATGAATTGCATTTTTCGTCTATTACAGgtcttcaccaccaagaatacAAGCCCCAGGAGGAAAGAATCTGCAACTTCATTTCAAAACAAGGATGCCACCTCACTTATTTACTGGTGGCAAGGTTGAGGGGGAGCAAGGAGCTTCTATCCTTGTTGTTTTGCTTGATGCGGACACCAGCAGTGTTGTTCAAACTGGACCAGAATCAGCAGCCAAACTGAATGTTGTGGTGCTGGAAGGTGATTTCAATGAAGAATCTGATGATGATTGGACCAAAGAGCATTTTGAAAGTCATGAAGTGAAGGAGCGTGAGGGGAAAAGACCGCTTCTGACTGGGGATCTACAGGTGACCCTCAAGGAAGGGATAGGAACTCTGGGAGATCTTACTTTTACAGACAATTCAAGCTGGATAAGGAGCAGAAAGTTTCGCCTTGGGGTGAAAATTGCACCTGGATACTGTGAGGATGTTCATATTCGTGAGGCTAAAACAGAGGCTTTTGCAGTTAAAGATCATAGGGGAGAATGTGAGTTTTCTGCCAATTGCTCCCTCCTTGTTTTGCTCATCcaaatgttttttcaagaaaattttgcacTGCCAATGCTACTTAAATGGGTGGACAACAGATAGTTAATCACATAACTGAGAGGACAGAGCCTGTATTAGTTGGTTAGGCACAGTAATATATATGTTTCTGCAGTAGGTAGAAATGCCAACTGCTGCTAAGAACCTTAGCGTGCATCACACAGAGGAAGTGTACTGCTGTTGTTTCATTGACAAAAGCAGTAACAGTTTGACTAATGGTGTCCTCACTTTTTCACTATAGGGAATGTGAGGCCCTTCAAAAGCATGATGTGCAGATGATAGTTAGCTGCAGTCTAGGAAATACAATGATTATAGGGTCAAAACACCTTTTTAAGCTTATCAGGTTTAAGGTCAGAATGGCCCAAACAAATATAGTTATTGGTACCCTAGTATAAATCATGAGCCCATGTCCTAAtagtttaaacttttaggaaattTGATAGCTTAatgtggtatcagagcaatAATTAACTAGAAGTCTCAAGTTCAAGGCTCCATGTGCTACCACGTATGATGGAGGGTATTAGCCATATACGTGGTGGGACCATATCTTAAtagtttaaacttttaggaaagttggtagCTTAACTGTTATGCTGTAGGAAAATATCTAGACTGTAAGGTTAAGATATCTGATCATAACAATGTTTTGACCTAGAAAATCTCATATGCTACCTGTGGTTTATATGCTGTCTTATCAAGGGAGGATGACTCAATCTTCACTGAcaacaactttatttacaagtAAGGAAATTAATTAGCAACAAGAAAGTATGGACAAACTAAAGATGttgtaaaatatattgaaactaaagaaataataatttctaaaccTGCTATAATAAAGTATTGTTTGCCTTCTTAAATCGAAAATAATATCAGAACTGTTCTAACAATGATTGGATTAGTTActtagagaaaaatataataacaaaatgaaaatccatctaaaaagataagaaattgaaatatataaGAATGTAAAGAATAGGAATTTAAATGTAAAGGCTGCATTAGCCGCCAAGTTGCAAAAAACTTGCACTTAATATAAGTGCTTGACATAAAAAATATCTGAAGTTAGAAAATGACACAGTAACATAAGTTGATAAGCACTATCATAAATACTTTTaagaatttcaaaaagaaaCATCTTCCTTGGGTTCAACTTCTTGTATGCAACCGTTGAAGTTCTGTGGTTTATGATCATAACCCAAACAAAGTTACTAAAGTCAAGCACCatccattttctttatttttctgatATCTTTATACTTTATGTTGCTACCCTAAAGGCCTTTCCTGGCTTCCTCATAATATGATGGATGCCATTATCCATATTCTCAGTTTTTCCATTATTCCCAAAGTTTCCtccttataataatttaatacccTCCCTTTTTACAGATTTAAGCTTAATTTCCTCTTTAGATGGCACAAAGATCTTCTTATTCTTATTGTCCTTGTTAAAGGTGTAGATATTGGTCCAACCATCATATGTAACACCCTATTATCATATTGTCATGGCTTAACAAATCGAAGATGACACATATCCATAGTCAAATTAATCACACCAAAGCTTATGTCTACATGAAGAATATCATCCTATGCTTATTTGAGTGCATTTGGAGATAACACAATCCTGGCATTCCTTTCCTGCCAGATAATCCCTATCAGAGTAAGGCTAGTCCATGTGCCAAAACATCCTGCCTCCCAAATGACCCTTGAAACCCCTAAAAGATATGATCTGCACATCCACCACACTTTTAGGTGGAGCCCAAACAATTCCAGTGCTTCTTAGTAACCTTTGCCATAGCTCTAAAGCTACCAAGTagtatagaaaaaatataattaatcaacTTGTCACTTGCTGAgcacataaaaaaaatccaaacagaTGATTCTGTAAAGAATACTCAATTGTAGCATATCATTTGTATTGATCTTCTTATTAGCAAATAATCACACAAAAGCTTTACCTTATACAAGATTTTCATCACCTTCTTCAGGATAATCATCATAAATATGATCTTCATAATCTAGTTCTTCCTTATCACATTTTAGAAGAAACAAGGATGTCTAAAtcgaaaaaaaattgaaccatGTCTCTATAACATCACCATCTTCACCCTTGAAAGAACCATTCAATTTTGATCTAACTTAAGCGTCTATAATTTTTGTCATCCTTCTCTATCAAAAGTTGCTGCCTTTATCAATGTGATTGCCTGTGGTTTTTGGACCCTCCATTTGACTTATGCCTGGTTCTTCACATTTGTGGCATGTTCTTCCAAGGTTTTCAATGCAAGTTTGGCCTGTTGTCCAACTTAAATTTGTGTGATTTGCAGTGTTGGAAACTTTCTTTTCAGTTCTCGAAACACACTTCTGCAATTGTCCTGCCTCCATAGCATTACTTTGTATTATCACAGTGGTtgtttcacatttaaaagtggGTTGCAATCTTGTAGACTGTTGTCAGTATACAAATCTCCCCTTATTTTGTTGTTTGTCTACCAACAAAACTAGTTAATCTGATGATTTCAAGTAGTTCTTTGGCTTCTTGGACAAAAACCaacattttatattaattgatacAGTTTGACTGTGTACTTGAAATGTAGAACACTGGAATCTTGATGTAAATAAGGTcaaattttctctctttctatttGTTCCATTGAATAAGAAGATCTTGTATGTAACCATTAATCTAACCAAAATTGTCTCTGTTTTCTTGCAGTATACAAGAAACATTACCCACCTGCATTACATGACGAAGTTTGGAGATTGGATAGAATTGCCAAGGATGGAGCACTCCACAAAAAATTGGTGAAGGCTGCAATTGTGACTGTTGAAGATTTCCTCCGTTTTCTTGTCAGAGATCCACAGAAATTAAGAAATGTaagtctttctttcttaattcACGTGTTCTTTTACATgtgtttaatatatttgtatacatacatatatatataaatagattCTCCCTTTGCTGTATATTGTTTCTTCAAGTATTgattattctttgtttttcatttttatttgattttcacaATACAGATCCTTGGGAGTGGAATGTCCAATAGGATGTGGGAGAATACAGTGGAGCATGCCAAGACATGTGTATTGGGTGGGAAGGTCTATGTTTACTTCACTGATGAAACTCATAGCACTGGTGCTGTCTTCAACAATATTTATGAGCTTAGGGGTCTCATTGCTGATGAGGAGTTCCTCCCTCTGGAGTCGCTTACCCACAATCAAAAGGTAGgagtttctttctttctaaaaattctgGTAAAAagcactatatatatattaagtttcTCTTTTATTGGTACACACGTACTTGCACACGTCCACAGTTTTCCATGGGGGAGTTACTAAATAAATTCCATTACATGTTATATTGCATATAACATGTGGAATATTGGATTCCAGATTTTATAGCTGAGTTTAGATTGCTAATAAGAAGAGGATCAAATTGCATGGAAAAGATAGATTGCGAACAATCAAATATTGGTTCTCACGTACTTGCACACGTCCACAGTGTTCTTTAGGGGAGTTACTATTGCATATAACATGTGGAATATTGAATTCCAGATTTTATAGCTGAGTTTAGATTGCTAATAAGAAGAGGATCAAATTGCATGGAAAAGATAGATTACGAACAATCAAATAAAGCATAAACGATAAATGATCAAGATAATGAAACCAGAATGGCACAGAAAATATGAAGTGCTGGGGATTTTCATATACAACCTGAAGGTCCACTCATATCAAGCCATGTGGAATATAGTCAGATCCTGAATGATACTTAATGATTGATTTTGCTCCTTGCCTGGTGTTAGCTTGATAGATATTGTTGGCCTATTACCTAACAGCTAAACTTTTGAGTAAATTGGTAACTTGACACCTGGTTATTTTGTTCAAAATGCTTTCCTGACAGTAAAGTTATAATCACTGCTCATTTGGTATAAGGAATAGCCTGAATGGGATGCAGTGAATGTTGGTAGTCTGCCCTGCAGATATTCGTGGCATGTCGCAACTATCATTTGTTAGACTGTAAACAACACCTAATAATTAGTTCCAACCTTTCTCTTGGGGTTTGAATGATCTTTCTAATAATATAGTAGAACTAACAATTTTGTTATACCTAACAAAATAACATTGTGATTTCATTCATCTCCATAATTATAGCTCACTTGTGGAATTCTGTTCAGATTTCAACAGATTCCCTGGTGAAGAGAGCATATGAGAATTGGAGTCAAGTTGTTGAATATGATGGCAAAGTCCTAAATTCTCTAATCGACAGTAAGAAGGTAACAAGATCCTCATCTACACCTATAGTTGATCACGGCCATGTCAGGGATCACTATATTAGAACTGCACCACACAGCCAGAACCATATCCCTTCTGACCCAAGCCCACAATGCCAACATGAAAATAACCACCCATCGGCCAGGCAACTGATCGAATACCCATTTGTGAGGTCTGATCCGACAATGGAGATGGCATTGACAACTCCACAAGCAGCATTATCTAGCAGCATGGATTACATGTCAGCAGGAACTTCTGCAAGGGGGAATCCATATCTTTCAGGAGACTGCTCTCGGTCAAGGAATGGACAGGGATTAGAAGACTATTTCTCTGAGGAAATCCGGCTGAGGAGTTCGGAGATGTTAGAAAATGATGAGATGCAGAGAATGCTAAAAACATTCAATATGGGTGTTGATGCTGGGATGGGGCCTGCCTTTGGTCATTCTGATGATGCTTGTTATTCCTACAGTATTCCATATGAGCGTCAGATGGATCAAACATTTGGTCAGATGGATCAAGCATTTGGTCAGGTGCATGGCCGGGGAACAGGAAAGGCTGTTGTGGGATGGCTTAAGTTGAGAGCTGCCTTGAGATGGGGAATATTCATAAGGAAGAAAGCAGCAGAGAGGAGAGCTCAGCTTGTTGAGCTAGACTGAATTGAATGCTTGGTATCTGGCAACCACTACTCCCAACCTGAACCTGGTATATGATTTCAACTTCTTTACCTCCATCCTAGCAACTACCAGTTTTGGTAATAAAGCCAAGttacagaaagaaagaaagaaagaaaatacagaAAATATGCCTGTCCTATATGTATAACAGCTGAGGCTTTCACCTTATCCCTTTCCATATgccatctttttgttcaattttcttGAATATCTTTTCTTCAGAGAATActctgttttctgtttttcttcaTGTTTGTGCTATATATCGATAAGTCTAACTTAGTCACTGTTAGGGAAggatatattatttcatattgtaAGCTTTCTGAGGTATGGAGTGAATCAAAGCCCGCTTTGTAATTTTACAATCCTCAGTTCTTGTTGATCATGTTGTTCTGGGAATTGATTCTGAGGCTTTAAATATAAGCTCTACATTATTGTGCATAATGGTTGTGTGGCCTCCAGGAAAAACTAAGAGCATCAGGGGTGGAAgatatatttttcctcaaatgcACATCAAGcctatttattaaaaatctttTCCTGGAAATATTTCACAGTGCTCCATGTGGTTGCTGAGGGGTTGAAATGATTGCTGTAAGattccaaattttcttctccTATGGAATTATACTTGGTAACATAGTATGAAATAATGGAATGTTGTATTCATTAGGGTTACCAAAAAAATAACCACTAAAGTGGAAGGCTTCCAGCAACCTGGAAACTTGGCAGCATTATGGATGAGCATATGATTAGTAATGAACCAAGCCCCAAGCGCCAAGCCCCTTGTGCTGCAAGCCTGGTGGTCTACTGAGTAATACAAAATGGAGCATCAGggtaaaaaaagatttaattatAATCAATAGGTACCAACAAAAATTTGATACGATCCACCAACACAGTTCAAACCATATTTTTTCATGAGttaaaattgattataattggattt
Proteins encoded in this window:
- the LOC117925112 gene encoding calmodulin-binding protein 60 E; this translates as MEGSRSRRVEKRGYEQSVEDQDDLPGSKKPKLPALASVIVEALKVDSLQRLCSSLEPLFRRIVSEEVERALTRLGHAKLVGRSSPPRIQAPGGKNLQLHFKTRMPPHLFTGGKVEGEQGASILVVLLDADTSSVVQTGPESAAKLNVVVLEGDFNEESDDDWTKEHFESHEVKEREGKRPLLTGDLQVTLKEGIGTLGDLTFTDNSSWIRSRKFRLGVKIAPGYCEDVHIREAKTEAFAVKDHRGELYKKHYPPALHDEVWRLDRIAKDGALHKKLVKAAIVTVEDFLRFLVRDPQKLRNILGSGMSNRMWENTVEHAKTCVLGGKVYVYFTDETHSTGAVFNNIYELRGLIADEEFLPLESLTHNQKISTDSLVKRAYENWSQVVEYDGKVLNSLIDSKKVTRSSSTPIVDHGHVRDHYIRTAPHSQNHIPSDPSPQCQHENNHPSARQLIEYPFVRSDPTMEMALTTPQAALSSSMDYMSAGTSARGNPYLSGDCSRSRNGQGLEDYFSEEIRLRSSEMLENDEMQRMLKTFNMGVDAGMGPAFGHSDDACYSYSIPYERQMDQTFGQMDQAFGQVHGRGTGKAVVGWLKLRAALRWGIFIRKKAAERRAQLVELD